The Dyella caseinilytica genome has a window encoding:
- the grpE gene encoding nucleotide exchange factor GrpE produces MHNSSDSPSPNEAPEHGAQATASGHELEGLKAKVAELETSNKELRETVLREKAELENQRRRLHRDLEQARRFANEKLLNELLPVYDSLERGLTVEGGDVSAMREGLNLTLKELLRIASNNGLVQVDPVDQPLDPERHHAVSMVEAPGKAPGTVVTVLQKGYVLNDRLLRPALVAVAKDD; encoded by the coding sequence ATGCACAACAGCAGCGATTCACCGTCGCCGAACGAGGCGCCTGAGCACGGCGCACAGGCCACTGCTTCGGGCCATGAGCTTGAGGGTTTGAAGGCCAAGGTTGCCGAACTGGAGACCAGCAACAAGGAGTTGCGCGAGACCGTGCTGCGCGAGAAGGCCGAGCTGGAGAACCAGCGTCGCCGCCTGCATCGCGATCTTGAGCAGGCCCGCCGTTTCGCCAACGAGAAGCTGCTGAACGAGTTGCTGCCGGTCTACGACAGCCTCGAACGCGGCCTGACGGTGGAAGGCGGCGATGTGAGCGCGATGCGCGAGGGGCTCAACCTCACGCTGAAGGAATTGCTTCGCATCGCCAGCAATAACGGGTTGGTGCAGGTTGATCCGGTCGATCAGCCGCTCGATCCGGAGCGTCATCACGCAGTGAGCATGGTCGAAGCGCCGGGCAAGGCACCGGGCACCGTGGTTACTGTGCTGCAGAAAGGTTATGTGTTGAACGATCGCTTGTTACGCCCGGCATTGGTGGCCGTGGCCAAGGACGACTGA
- the dnaK gene encoding molecular chaperone DnaK: MGKIIGIDLGTTNSCVAIMDGSTTRVIENSEGDRTTPSIVAFTKDGEVMVGAPAKRQSVTNPKNTFYAVKRLIGRKFTDAEVQKDLHIVPYGIVAHDNGDAWVQTSDGKKMAPQEISAKVLMKMKKTAEDYLGEPVTEAVITVPAYFNDSQRQATKDAGKIAGLEVKRIINEPTAAALAYGLDKKGGDRKIAVYDLGGGTFDVSIIEIAEVDGEKQFEVLATNGDTFLGGEDFDMRVIDYLIEEFKKDQGIDLRKDPLALQRLKDAAERAKIELSSAHQTEVNLPYVTADASGPKHLNIKLTRAKLEALVEDLVKKTIEPCRTALNDAGLRVSDIDEVILVGGQTRMPKVQESVKDFFGKEPRKDVNPDEAVAVGAAIQGGVLGGSVKDVLLLDVTPLSLGIETMGGVMTKLIEKNTTVPTKASQVFSTADDNQTAVTVHVLQGERERANANKSLGKFDLAGIEPSPRGMPQIEVTFDIDANGILHVSAKDKKTGKEQRIEIKAGSGLSEEEIQRMVADAEANKEEDRKFHELVGTRNKADQLVHATRSALKEHGGKVPGQLSEIEGALSELEKVKESDDKAAIESKIQKLEQVAQSLYAAAQGGGAADAAGAQQHGPSGSAQPDDVVDAEFTEVKNDGKAS, from the coding sequence ATGGGCAAGATCATCGGCATTGACTTGGGCACGACCAACTCGTGCGTCGCCATCATGGATGGCAGCACCACCAGGGTGATTGAAAACTCGGAAGGTGATCGCACCACGCCATCCATTGTGGCGTTTACCAAGGATGGCGAAGTGATGGTTGGCGCACCGGCCAAGCGCCAGAGCGTCACCAATCCCAAGAACACGTTCTACGCGGTGAAGCGCCTGATCGGCCGCAAGTTCACCGATGCCGAAGTGCAGAAAGACCTGCATATCGTGCCCTACGGCATTGTCGCGCACGATAACGGCGACGCCTGGGTGCAGACCTCCGACGGCAAGAAGATGGCGCCGCAGGAAATCTCCGCCAAAGTGCTGATGAAGATGAAGAAGACCGCCGAAGATTATCTCGGCGAGCCGGTCACCGAAGCGGTGATCACCGTGCCGGCCTACTTCAACGACAGCCAGCGCCAGGCGACCAAGGACGCCGGCAAGATTGCCGGTCTGGAAGTGAAGCGCATCATCAACGAGCCGACCGCTGCTGCGCTGGCCTATGGCCTGGACAAGAAGGGTGGTGATCGCAAGATCGCGGTGTATGACCTCGGCGGCGGCACCTTCGACGTGTCGATCATCGAGATCGCCGAAGTCGACGGCGAGAAGCAGTTCGAAGTGCTGGCCACCAACGGCGACACCTTCCTGGGTGGCGAAGACTTCGACATGCGCGTCATCGATTACCTGATTGAAGAATTCAAGAAGGATCAGGGCATCGATCTGCGCAAGGATCCGCTGGCGCTGCAGCGTCTGAAGGATGCGGCCGAACGCGCCAAGATCGAGCTGTCTTCGGCGCACCAGACCGAAGTGAACCTGCCGTACGTCACGGCCGACGCCTCCGGTCCGAAGCATCTCAACATCAAGCTCACCCGCGCCAAGCTCGAAGCGCTGGTGGAAGATCTGGTGAAGAAGACCATCGAACCCTGCCGCACCGCGCTGAACGACGCTGGCCTGCGCGTGTCCGACATCGACGAAGTGATCCTCGTCGGTGGTCAGACCCGTATGCCGAAGGTGCAGGAGTCGGTGAAGGACTTCTTCGGCAAGGAACCGCGCAAGGACGTCAATCCGGATGAAGCGGTCGCCGTGGGCGCCGCAATTCAGGGTGGCGTGCTGGGTGGTTCGGTGAAGGACGTGCTGCTGCTCGACGTCACCCCGCTGTCGCTGGGTATCGAGACGATGGGCGGCGTGATGACCAAGCTGATCGAGAAGAACACCACGGTGCCGACCAAGGCATCGCAGGTTTTCTCCACGGCCGACGACAACCAGACCGCGGTGACCGTGCACGTGCTGCAGGGCGAGCGTGAACGCGCCAATGCCAACAAGTCACTGGGCAAGTTCGATCTTGCTGGTATCGAGCCTTCCCCGCGCGGCATGCCGCAGATCGAAGTGACCTTCGATATCGACGCCAACGGCATCTTGCACGTGTCGGCCAAAGACAAGAAGACCGGCAAGGAACAGCGCATCGAGATCAAGGCCGGTTCGGGCCTCTCCGAAGAGGAGATCCAGCGCATGGTGGCCGACGCCGAAGCCAACAAGGAAGAAGACCGCAAGTTCCATGAACTCGTCGGTACGCGCAACAAGGCCGACCAGCTTGTACATGCCACGCGCAGCGCGCTGAAGGAGCACGGCGGCAAAGTGCCTGGTCAGCTCAGCGAAATCGAAGGCGCTCTGTCCGAACTGGAAAAGGTGAAGGAGAGCGACGACAAGGCGGCGATCGAGTCGAAGATCCAGAAGCTGGAGCAAGTGGCGCAGTCGCTGTATGCCGCTGCCCAGGGTGGCGGTGCCGCTGACGCCGCCGGCGCACAGCAGCATGGCCCGAGCGGTTCGGCACAACCCGACGATGTGGTCGATGCCGAGTTCACTGAGGTCAAGAACGACGGCAAGGCGTCCTGA
- a CDS encoding TMEM175 family protein, with product MEKGRLEAFSDGVLAIIITIMVLELKVPHGDGWDVLVQQWPVFLSYVLSFIYVGIYWNNHHHLLHAAEKVNGSVLWSNLHLLFWLSLMPVTTGWMGENHFAKVPVAIYGMVLLMCAIAWQPLQYSLICANGGKTSMLAQALGSDWKGKVAVAIYLSGILLAFVAPWVSCLLYATVAAMWFIPDRRIESRIKHEQA from the coding sequence ATGGAAAAAGGGCGGCTCGAGGCCTTCAGTGATGGCGTACTCGCCATCATCATTACCATCATGGTGCTGGAACTGAAGGTGCCGCACGGCGACGGCTGGGATGTGCTTGTCCAGCAGTGGCCGGTATTCCTGAGCTATGTGCTGAGCTTTATCTACGTCGGCATCTACTGGAATAACCATCACCATTTGCTGCATGCTGCCGAAAAGGTGAATGGCAGTGTGCTGTGGTCCAACCTGCATTTACTGTTCTGGTTGTCGCTGATGCCTGTGACGACCGGATGGATGGGCGAAAACCACTTTGCCAAGGTTCCCGTGGCGATCTACGGTATGGTGCTGCTGATGTGCGCCATTGCCTGGCAGCCACTCCAATACAGTCTGATCTGCGCTAACGGGGGCAAAACCTCCATGCTGGCGCAGGCGCTCGGCAGCGACTGGAAAGGCAAGGTGGCCGTCGCCATATATCTGAGTGGCATTCTGCTGGCGTTCGTGGCGCCGTGGGTGTCGTGTCTACTTTATGCCACGGTGGCAGCGATGTGGTTCATTCCCGATCGCCGCATCGAATCGCGGATCAAGCATGAGCAAGCGTGA
- the dnaJ gene encoding molecular chaperone DnaJ, translating to MSKRDYYEVLGVERSVAEVELKKSFRRLAMKYHPDRCPDDPHAQEKFKEAKEAYEVLSDAQKRSMYDQYGHAAFEGGMGGGRGGAGGFGDMGDIFGDIFGDIFGGGGRGRPRRGSDLRYIMELDLEEAVFGIERKFDVPTQVNCHHCNGSGSDDGKTAQCKTCAGHGRVRMQNGIFSIQQTCPHCGGSGRAIEKPCRQCHGEGHLEETRTLSVRIPAGVDNGDRIRLTGQGEAGPAGTEPGDLYVEVRVREHAIFQREGNNLYCELPIRFAQAALGAELAVPTLEGEVGITIPPETQTGQQFTLRGRGVKSVRGGRTGDLVCRVVVETPVRLTREQRELLEKLEATFADSDAHEHTPRAKTWVDGVKQFWSRVTS from the coding sequence ATGAGCAAGCGTGACTATTACGAAGTCCTGGGTGTCGAACGTTCGGTAGCCGAGGTCGAGCTGAAGAAATCCTTCCGCCGACTTGCGATGAAATATCATCCAGACCGTTGCCCGGACGATCCGCACGCGCAGGAAAAATTCAAGGAGGCCAAAGAGGCCTACGAAGTCCTGTCCGACGCTCAGAAGCGCAGCATGTACGACCAGTACGGTCACGCTGCATTCGAAGGTGGCATGGGTGGTGGCCGTGGTGGCGCTGGCGGTTTCGGCGACATGGGCGATATCTTCGGGGACATCTTTGGCGACATCTTTGGTGGCGGTGGCCGCGGGCGTCCACGCCGTGGTTCCGATTTGCGCTACATCATGGAACTTGATCTCGAAGAAGCCGTATTCGGCATCGAGCGGAAGTTCGACGTTCCCACCCAGGTCAATTGCCATCACTGCAACGGCTCCGGCTCGGATGACGGCAAAACCGCGCAGTGCAAGACCTGCGCTGGGCATGGTCGCGTTCGCATGCAGAATGGCATTTTCTCGATCCAGCAGACCTGCCCGCATTGTGGCGGCAGCGGTCGCGCTATCGAAAAGCCGTGCAGACAATGCCATGGCGAAGGTCATTTGGAAGAAACCCGCACGTTGTCGGTACGCATTCCTGCTGGTGTCGACAACGGCGATCGCATTCGCCTGACCGGGCAGGGCGAAGCCGGTCCGGCCGGCACCGAGCCGGGCGATTTGTATGTGGAAGTGCGCGTGCGCGAGCATGCGATTTTCCAGCGAGAAGGTAACAATCTGTATTGCGAATTGCCGATCCGCTTTGCGCAGGCAGCGCTGGGCGCGGAACTGGCAGTACCGACATTGGAAGGCGAGGTAGGTATCACCATTCCACCGGAAACGCAGACCGGCCAGCAATTCACCTTGCGCGGACGCGGCGTCAAATCCGTACGCGGTGGCCGCACCGGCGACTTGGTATGCCGTGTGGTGGTAGAAACGCCTGTGCGTCTGACGCGTGAACAGCGCGAGTTGCTGGAAAAACTGGAAGCTACCTTCGCCGACAGCGATGCCCATGAACATACGCCGCGAGCCAAGACCTGGGTGGATGGCGTGAAGCAATTCTGGTCGCGTGTGACGTCCTAA
- the dapB gene encoding 4-hydroxy-tetrahydrodipicolinate reductase encodes MPQPIRLAINGASGRMGQALLALLREDRRFELVHAVVSAGSEHNGTPVFAGLSTSLRYSHNWENAPSMDVVIDFSGPEGLAVALAHCTANGIALVTGTTGIDAALEAKLDDATNSTAVLRAANFSLGVAVLTRLLREAAAALPDWDLEIVEAHHGRKEDAPSGTALALGHAAADARSTTLAKDGVYVREGRPGARRSGSIGFAVVRGGDVVGEHTALLLGHGERVELSHRATDRSIFARGALEAAAWLVARQPGAYSIDDMLQERSRKA; translated from the coding sequence ATGCCCCAACCAATCCGCCTTGCCATCAACGGCGCTTCCGGTCGCATGGGCCAGGCTCTGCTTGCGCTGCTGCGCGAGGATCGCCGCTTTGAACTCGTGCACGCGGTGGTTTCCGCAGGATCCGAGCACAACGGCACCCCCGTTTTTGCAGGTCTTTCGACTTCGTTGCGCTATTCGCATAACTGGGAAAATGCGCCGTCCATGGATGTCGTCATCGACTTCAGTGGTCCGGAAGGACTGGCTGTGGCGTTGGCACATTGCACCGCAAACGGTATTGCGCTTGTCACGGGCACAACCGGTATCGACGCAGCGCTTGAAGCGAAGCTCGATGATGCAACCAACAGCACCGCTGTTTTACGTGCAGCCAATTTCAGCCTTGGCGTCGCGGTATTGACGCGTTTGCTGCGCGAAGCTGCTGCAGCATTGCCCGACTGGGATCTGGAGATTGTCGAAGCACATCATGGCCGCAAGGAAGATGCGCCTTCCGGCACGGCGCTAGCACTTGGCCACGCTGCTGCTGATGCGCGCAGTACCACGCTAGCAAAGGATGGCGTGTATGTGCGCGAAGGCCGTCCCGGTGCGCGACGCAGCGGCAGTATTGGTTTTGCGGTCGTGCGCGGCGGTGATGTTGTCGGCGAACACACTGCCTTGTTGCTTGGCCATGGCGAACGCGTGGAGCTGAGCCATCGCGCCACGGATCGTTCGATCTTTGCGCGCGGCGCGCTGGAAGCGGCGGCGTGGCTGGTAGCTCGCCAGCCTGGCGCCTACAGCATCGACGACATGCTGCAGGAACGCAGTCGCAAAGCCTGA
- a CDS encoding sodium:calcium antiporter, producing MLITALLFLLSAGIIYLACEYFVNGIEWLGQKLNFGATATGTVLAAFGTALPESAVTFVAVMLGRTPEIRDIGVGAALGGPLVLATIAYAVVGVALWFNRRRLGRHDNRVRVDHARLARDQSWFLSIFVVKCGLGLIAFAFKPWLGVLFLVAYALYVWRELRGEDSAEHDEALEPLKFQPRSAVPSLVMVIIQTSVSLWVIAYASHIFVSQIETIGVASHMPPHLIALVLSPVATELPETMNALIWVRQGKERLALANISGAMMIQATIPSALALFATPWMFDAPLIVAGVLTAVAIIYLGWLFRRGDVDGRKLVPVALLYAVFAAFVAWYIR from the coding sequence ATGCTGATCACAGCGCTGCTGTTCCTGCTGTCCGCCGGAATCATCTATCTGGCGTGCGAGTACTTCGTCAACGGCATCGAATGGCTGGGACAGAAGCTGAACTTCGGTGCCACAGCGACCGGTACGGTGCTGGCGGCGTTCGGCACGGCGTTGCCAGAAAGTGCAGTGACCTTTGTCGCGGTGATGCTGGGTCGTACGCCGGAAATCCGCGATATCGGTGTCGGTGCGGCGCTCGGCGGCCCTCTGGTGCTTGCTACGATCGCGTACGCCGTTGTCGGCGTCGCCCTTTGGTTCAATCGGCGTCGATTGGGACGTCATGACAACCGCGTGCGTGTGGATCATGCGCGGTTGGCACGGGATCAGTCGTGGTTCCTGTCGATTTTCGTCGTGAAGTGCGGGCTTGGCCTCATTGCCTTTGCGTTCAAGCCGTGGCTTGGGGTGCTATTCCTTGTCGCCTATGCACTCTACGTCTGGCGCGAATTGAGGGGCGAAGATAGCGCCGAACATGACGAAGCGTTGGAGCCACTGAAATTCCAGCCACGTTCGGCGGTGCCATCGCTGGTGATGGTGATCATCCAAACATCGGTATCGCTATGGGTGATTGCCTACGCTTCCCACATTTTTGTTTCGCAGATCGAAACGATTGGCGTGGCGTCGCACATGCCGCCACACTTGATCGCACTGGTGCTGAGCCCGGTGGCAACGGAACTGCCGGAGACGATGAACGCGCTGATCTGGGTAAGGCAGGGCAAGGAGCGTCTTGCATTGGCCAATATCTCCGGTGCCATGATGATTCAGGCCACTATTCCCAGTGCGCTGGCATTGTTTGCGACACCGTGGATGTTTGATGCGCCGTTGATCGTGGCAGGTGTTTTGACTGCCGTCGCGATCATCTATCTAGGGTGGCTGTTCCGCCGCGGCGATGTCGATGGCCGCAAGCTCGTTCCGGTCGCTTTGCTTTATGCAGTATTTGCGGCTTTTGTCGCCTGGTATATCCGCTAA
- a CDS encoding 2OG-Fe(II) oxygenase, which translates to MNATALLDPVRLDRPDTDIRKEPFPFMIAHGQLPDEARTDLERDFPRYASAGFFPYDPADCGPSVNALVEQMTTPQFAVAIGRHLGIDNLGQYPTLVTLCRALNKRHGTIHTDSRSKVATALLYLNTQWPDTSDGCLRFLNKIDNIDDLAAPELKPLYGEFAVFKRCDNSFHGHLPYEGERRVIQVAWLTSEEEKLRKTKRGKFSRAFKKLFGVLDRKLGADRDRNASHKTRDA; encoded by the coding sequence ATGAACGCAACAGCTCTGCTCGATCCCGTCCGGCTGGACCGCCCGGATACTGATATACGGAAAGAGCCCTTCCCGTTCATGATCGCTCACGGCCAGCTGCCCGACGAAGCGCGCACCGATTTGGAGCGCGACTTCCCCAGGTACGCCAGCGCCGGCTTCTTTCCGTACGATCCTGCCGACTGCGGCCCATCCGTGAACGCGCTGGTCGAGCAGATGACCACGCCCCAATTCGCCGTCGCCATCGGTCGTCACCTCGGAATCGACAACCTGGGGCAATACCCCACCCTGGTCACCCTGTGCCGCGCCCTGAACAAGCGCCACGGCACCATCCACACCGACAGCCGCTCCAAGGTCGCCACAGCCCTGCTCTACTTGAACACGCAATGGCCCGATACCAGCGATGGCTGCCTGCGCTTTCTCAACAAGATCGACAACATCGACGATCTGGCTGCGCCCGAGCTCAAGCCGCTCTATGGCGAGTTCGCCGTGTTCAAGCGTTGCGACAACTCCTTCCATGGCCACTTGCCGTACGAAGGCGAACGCCGCGTGATCCAGGTGGCCTGGCTTACCAGCGAAGAGGAAAAACTGCGCAAGACCAAGCGCGGCAAATTCTCGCGTGCATTCAAGAAACTGTTCGGAGTGCTCGACCGCAAGCTGGGTGCCGACCGGGATCGCAACGCGTCGCATAAGACCCGTGACGCGTAA
- the carA gene encoding glutamine-hydrolyzing carbamoyl-phosphate synthase small subunit, with amino-acid sequence MPISALLALEDGSVFHGQAVGATGETVGEVVFNTAMTGYQEILTDPSYARQIVTLTYPHIGNTGCNVEDEESAAVHTAGLIVRDVPRRASNWRSTESLPDYLKRHGIVAIAGIDTRRLTRILRDKGAQNGCIVAGESIDVDAALAKARAFPGLNGMDLAKVVSVDKPYSWNEGVYNLDSTSFNQPAKRFKVVAYDFGVKRNILRLLAERGCEITVVPAQTPAADVLAMKPDGVFLSNGPGDPAACDYAIAATRELLAAKIPLFGICLGHQIMGAAVGAKTLKMKFGHHGANHPVKDHDDGRVLITSQNHGFAVDGATLPSNVRVTHTSLFDGSLQGFALTDRPAFCFQGHPEASPGPHDIRYLFERFAKLMQEAR; translated from the coding sequence ATGCCCATTTCCGCTCTGCTTGCCCTCGAAGACGGCAGCGTGTTTCACGGCCAAGCCGTGGGCGCGACTGGTGAGACCGTTGGCGAGGTCGTTTTCAACACGGCGATGACGGGCTACCAGGAGATCCTTACCGATCCTTCCTATGCCCGACAAATCGTCACCCTGACATACCCCCACATCGGCAACACCGGCTGCAACGTCGAGGATGAAGAATCCGCCGCCGTGCACACCGCCGGCCTGATTGTCCGTGACGTGCCACGCCGCGCGAGCAATTGGCGCAGCACCGAGAGCCTGCCCGATTACCTCAAGCGTCATGGCATCGTGGCCATCGCCGGCATCGACACGCGGCGCCTCACCCGCATCTTGCGCGATAAGGGCGCACAGAACGGTTGCATCGTCGCTGGTGAATCGATCGACGTCGATGCCGCGCTAGCCAAGGCACGCGCATTCCCCGGCTTGAACGGCATGGACCTGGCCAAGGTGGTCAGTGTCGACAAGCCCTATAGCTGGAACGAAGGCGTCTACAATCTGGACAGCACGTCGTTCAACCAGCCGGCCAAGCGCTTCAAGGTGGTGGCGTACGATTTTGGCGTGAAGCGCAACATCCTGCGCCTGCTCGCCGAGCGCGGCTGCGAAATCACAGTGGTGCCGGCGCAGACCCCGGCGGCCGACGTACTGGCGATGAAGCCGGACGGTGTGTTTCTGTCCAATGGCCCCGGTGATCCGGCGGCCTGCGATTACGCGATTGCGGCCACGCGCGAATTACTCGCCGCGAAGATCCCTCTGTTTGGTATCTGCCTTGGTCACCAGATCATGGGTGCTGCGGTGGGCGCGAAGACGCTGAAGATGAAGTTCGGCCATCACGGTGCGAACCATCCCGTGAAGGATCATGACGACGGCCGCGTGCTGATCACCTCGCAGAATCACGGCTTCGCGGTGGATGGCGCAACGCTGCCGTCCAACGTGCGCGTGACGCACACCTCGCTGTTCGATGGCTCGCTGCAGGGCTTCGCACTTACCGACCGTCCTGCGTTCTGCTTCCAGGGTCACCCGGAGGCAAGTCCAGGGCCGCACGACATCCGGTATCTATTCGAACGTTTCGCCAAGCTGATGCAGGAGGCCCGCTGA